Proteins encoded within one genomic window of Pongo pygmaeus isolate AG05252 chromosome 6, NHGRI_mPonPyg2-v2.0_pri, whole genome shotgun sequence:
- the TRIM56 gene encoding E3 ubiquitin-protein ligase TRIM56, whose protein sequence is MVSHGSSPSLLEALSSDFLACKICLEQLRAPKTLPCLHTYCQDCLAQLADGGRVRCPECRETVPVPSEGVAAFKTNFFVNGLLDLVKARACGDLRAGKPACALCPLVGGTSAGGPATARCLDCADDLCQACADGHRCTRQTHTHRVVDLVGYRAGWYDEEARERQAAQCPQHPGEALRFLCQPCSQLLCRECRLDPHLDHPCLPLAEAVRARRPGLEGLLAGVDNNLVELEAVRRVEKEALARLREQAARVGTQVEEAAEGVLRALLAQKQEVLGQLRAHVEAAEEAARERLAELEGREQVARAAAAFARRVLSLGREAEILSLEGAIAQRLRQLQGCPWAPGPAPCLLPQLELHPGLLDKNCHLLRLSFEEQQPQKDGGKNGAGTQGGEESQSRREDEPKTERQGGVQPQARDGAQTPKEEKAQTTREEGAQTLEEDRAQTPHEDGGPQPHRGGRPNKKKKFKGRLKSISREPSPALGPNLDGSGLLPRPIFSCSFPTRMPGDKRSPRITGLCPFGPREILVADEQNRALKRFSLNGDYKGTVPVPEGCSPCSVAALQSAVAFSAGARLYLINPDGEVQWRRALSLSQASHAVAALPSGDRVAVSVAGHVEVYNMEGSLATRFIPGGKASRGLRALVFLTTSPQGHFVGSDWQQNSVVICDGLGQVVGEYKGPGLHGCQPGSLSVDKKGYIFLTLREVNKVVILDPKGSLLGDFLTAYHGLEKPRVTTMVDGRYLVVSLSNGTIHVFRVRSPDS, encoded by the coding sequence ATGGTTTCCCATGGGTCCTCGCCCTCCCTCCTAGAGGCCCTGAGCAGCGACTTCCTGGCCTGTAAAATCTGCCTGGAGCAGCTGCGGGCACCCAAGACACTGCCCTGCCTGCATACCTACTGCCAGGACTGCCTGGCCCAGCTGGCGGATGGCGGCCGCGTCCGCTGCCCCGAGTGCCGCGAGACAGTGCCTGTGCCGTCCGAGGGTGTGGCCGCCTTCAAGACCAACTTCTTCGTCAATGGGCTGCTGGACCTGGTGAAGGCCCGGGCCTGTGGAGACCTGCGTGCCGGGAAGCCAGCCTGTGCCTTGTGTCCCCTGGTGGGTGGCACCAGCGCCGGGGGGCCGGCCACGGCCCGGTGCCTGGATTGTGCCGACGACTTGTGCCAGGCCTGTGCCGACGGGCACCGCTGCACCCGCCAGACCCACACCCACCGCGTGGTGGACCTGGTGGGCTACAGGGCCGGGTGGTATGATGAGGAGGCCCGGGAGCGCCAAGCGGCCCAGTGTCCCCAGCACCCCGGGGAGGCACTGCGCTTCCTGTGCCAGCCCTGCTCGCAGTTGCTGTGCAGAGAGTGCCGCCTAGACCCCCACCTGGACCACCCCTGCCTGCCTCTGGCCGAGGCTGTGCGTGCCCGGAGGCCGGGCCTGGAGGGACTGCTGGCCGGTGTGGACAATAACCTGGTGGAGCTGGAGGCGGTGCGGAGGGTGGAGAAGGAGGCGCTAGCCCGGCTGCGGGAGCAGGCGGCCCGGGTGGGGACTCAGGTGGAGGAGGCGGCGGAGGGCGTCCTCCGGGCCCTGCTGGCCCAGAAGCAGGAGGTGTTGGGGCAGCTACGAGCCCACGTGGAGGCTGCCGAAGAAGCTGCTCGGGAGAGGCTGGCGGAACTCGAGGGCCGGGAGCAGGTGGCTAGGGCGGCAGCCGCCTTCGCCCGCCGGGTACTCAGCCTGGGGCGAGAGGCCGAGATCCTCTCTCTGGAAGGGGCGATCGCGCAGCGGCTCAGGCAGCTGCAGGGCTGCCCCTGGGCACCGGGCCCGGCCCCCTGCCTGCTCCCACAGCTGGAGCTCCATCCTGGGCTCCTGGACAAGAACTGCCACCTTCTTCGGCTGTCCTTTGAGGAGCAGCAGCCCCAGAAGGATGGTGGGAAAAACGGAGCTGGTAcccagggaggtgaggagagccaGAGCCGGAGGGAGGATGAGCCGAAGACGGAGAGACAGGGTGGAGTCCAGCCCCAGGCCAGAGATGGAGCCCAGACCCCAAAAGAGGAAAAAGCCCAGACAACGCGAGAAGAGGGAGCCCAGACCTTGGAGGAGGACAGGGCCCAGACACCCCACGAGGATGGAGGACCCCAGCCCCACAGGGGTGGCAGACCcaacaagaagaaaaagttcAAAGGCAGGCTCAAGTCAATTTCCCgggagcccagcccagccctggggcCGAACCTGGACGGCTCTGGCCTCCTTCCCAGACCCATCTTTTCCTGTAGTTTCCCCACGCGGATGCCTGGAGACAAGCGGTCCCCCCGGATCACCGGGCTCTGTCCCTTCGGTCCCCGGGAGATCCTGGTGGCGGATGAGCAGAACCGGGCACTAAAACGCTTCTCCCTCAACGGCGACTACAAGGGCACCGTGCCGGTCCCTGAGGGCTGCTCCCCTTGCAGCGTGGCCGCCCTGCAGAGCGCTGTGGCCTTCTCCGCTGGCGCACGGCTCTATCTCATCAACCCCGACGGCGAGGTGCAGTGGCGCAGGGCCCTGAGCCTCTCCCAGGCCAGCCACGCGGTGGCGGCACTGCCAAGCGGAGACCGCGTGGCCGTCAGCGTGGCGGGCCACGTGGAGGTGTACAATATGGAAGGCAGCCTGGCCACCCGGTTCATTCCTGGGGGCAAGGCCAGCCGGGGCCTGCGGGCGTTGGTGTTTCTGACCACCAGCCCCCAGGGGCATTTCGTGGGGTCGGATTGGCAGCAGAATAGTGTGGTGATCTGTGATGGGCTGGGCCAGGTGGTTGGGGAGTACAAGGGGCCAGGCCTGCATGGCTGTCAGCCGGGTTCCCTGTCTGTGGATAAGAAGGGCTACATCTTTCTGACCCTTCGAGAAGTCAACAAGGTGGTGATCCTGGACCCGAAGGGGTCCCTCCTTGGAGACTTCCTGACAGCCTACCACGGCCTGGAAAAGCCCCGGGTTACCACCATGGTGGATGGCAGGTACCTGGTCGTGTCCCTCAGTAACGGGACCATCCACGTCTTTCGGGTCCGTTCTCCGGACAGTTAA